From a single Mus caroli chromosome X, CAROLI_EIJ_v1.1, whole genome shotgun sequence genomic region:
- the Cylc1 gene encoding cylicin-1, whose translation MSLSKLDSEKLTIEDVQTSSSSCRREINTTTYDDYILIIQTSEKQNQEHFALTFPKTPMPDIKKRSGPSELEVAVPIQVKRKIEKDQKPTHVWISQFLRDIFLKSSFSVPFITQAPFKYLYNPQNHYIMAETRKPKDDKRRKTLKIKFRGKISSCAVNLEPMRTITNGEPEILGNTEKNPSKSSRKIKLPKTSNSTSETNLEYNNSKKTLEMSLRNGNKNSMNFVMKGNAATCCKDNSNTDSKKSVEAFSDEISECIHSSNMDLMLRLNEFRAEFTDLDVWSTNCSQNNAKKPLKTGGKKERDSDIDSGGSKDAKKERKKKTKRESRKKRDTESSDAESGDSNDGKKKSKPNKKNETKKKKDTDSTGTGSGTSMVSKKGKKEKKNTGKKSTGSSGSESVDSKGSKKVKKQVKKGVVKKTISTDSESDASSKKGKKDEKKENKGRKKKPIKDTESTDADSESEGDSTGKKNEKKDKKITKKGEKKDAKKKTASTESESDLGVNKKKTKIKEIVSFSDSTSDSYSKAGRRKNVRLSDSESEDSSGFRVLKSTDDSEASSTDSKTGMSGMRRGYRSLSKKTTFNEKGKRSMIGIIPSSRERLPFPPCEPFRASPKPVRVCRCKKSPSPKARYAPLPGVEWIHKLL comes from the exons ATGTCTCTTTCAAAACT GGACAGTGAAAAATTGACTATTGAAGATGTTCAAACTTCAAGTTCTTCCTGTCg ACGAGAAATAAATACCACAACATATGATGACTACATTCTGA TCATTCAAACTAGCGAAAAACAGAATCAAGAACATTTTGCTTTGACATTTCCCAAGACACCTATGCCAGATATAAAGAAGAGATCAGGACCTTCAGAATTAGAAGTTGCAGTTCCC ATACAAGTGAAAAGGAAAATTGAGAAAGATCAGAAACCAACTCATGTATGGATAAGCCAGTTTTtaagagacattttcttaaagTCATCCTTTTCTGTGCCGTTTATTACACAAGCTCCATTCAAATATCTCTATAATCCTCAAAACCATTATATAATGGCAGAAACTAGAAAGCCTAAAgatgataaaagaagaaaaactttgAAGATAAAGTTCAGGGGAAAAATAAGCTCATGCGCAGTAAATCTGGAGCCCATGAGAACAATAACCAATGGGGAACCTGAAATACTAggcaatacagaaaaaaatccctcaaaatCATCACGTAAAATTAAATTGCCTAAGACGTCAAATTCTACATCAGAAACAAATCTAGAATACAACAATTCAAAGAAAACCTTGGAAATGAGTTTGAGAAATGGCAACAAAAATTCAATGAACTTTGTTATGAAGGGGAATGCAGCCACATGTTGCAAGGACAATTCCAATACAGACTCTAAGAAGAGTGTTGAAGCATTTTCTGATGAGATATCAGAGTGTATACACAGCTCAAATATGGATTTAATGTTGCGTCTAAATGAGTTCAGAGCTGAATTCACAGACTTGGATGTATGGTCAACAAATTGCTCACAGAACAATGCAAAGAAGCCTTTAAAGacgggaggaaagaaggaaagggactCAGATATTGATTCTGGAGGCTCAAAAgatgcaaagaaagagagaaagaaaaaaaccaagagagaatCCAGGAAAAAGAGGGATACAGAATCGAGTGATGCTGAATCTGGTGACTCCAACGATGGaaagaaaaaatcaaaaccaaataaaaaaaatgaaactaagaaaaaGAAGGATACAGACTCTACTGGTACTGGATCTGGGACGTCCATGGTTTCAAAGAAAggtaagaaggaaaagaagaatacAGGCAAAAAGAGTACAGGATCTTCTGGTagtgaatctgtagattcaaAGGGttcaaagaaagtaaagaaacaagTAAAGAAAGGTGTCGTGAAGAAAACAATCTCTACTGATTCTGAATCAGATGCATCATCAAAGAAGGgcaagaaagatgaaaagaaggaaaataaagggagaaagaagaagcctATTAAGGATACAGAGTCTACCGATGCTGATTCTGAATCTGAAGGTGACTCAACaggtaaaaagaatgaaaaaaaggataagaaaattacaaagaaaggagaaaagaaggatgCAAAGAAGAAGACAGCATCTACTGAAAGTGAGTCTGATTTGGgagtaaacaaaaagaaaactaaaataaaggaaatagtGAGTTTCAGTGATTCAACATCTGATTCATATTCCAAGGCAGGCAGAAGAAAAAATGTAAGGCTCTCAGATTCTGAATCTGAAGATTCATCAGGGTTCAGAGTTTTAAAGTCAACTGATGATTCAGAGGCCTCATCCACAGATTCAAAGACAGGAATGTCCGGAATGAGAAGAGGATACAGATCATTATCCAAAAAGACCACTTTCaatgaaaaggggaaaagaagtATGATCGGTATAATCCCTTCATCAAGAGAAAGACTACCTTTCCCTCCTTGTGAGCCTTTTAGAGCATCACCTAAGCCTGTGCGTGTCTGTCGGTGCAAGAAATCTCCATCTCCAAAAGCAAGATATGCTCCTTTG